The Chloracidobacterium sp. genomic sequence AGCGGTTGCCCAGACTCAATTTTGCGTAATTCGATCGTAATTGAACCATCACTTATGCAATTCTCACTATTACAACCGCTTTCAGCGTAGCCCTCCTTCCAAGCACGTATCGAATAAGAGTCACTTTTAGGATTGACCTCAAAAAGCCCATCTTCATTGGTCTTCACGAAAACCGGTTTGGGATTGTATGGCCCGTCAAAATTTCCCGATTCAACGGCTACCAAGACCTCTGACAAAGGTTTTTTTTCTCGTGAGAGAATTCTACCCTTTAACGTTTGATTGCTATATGACGTTAAATTCTTACAACCATTGCCATAGACTATCAAAAGTAACATCAACCCCTTGGTGGCGAGACTAATTAAACTTATTCTGGAAAGAAGTGGGGTCATCTATGAAGTAAGTACTCAAGTCAAGCGCACGGGTATTATGGCATCTTTGGGATGCGATTGGTGCGTTTGATTGGGTGACAAAAGAGAACAACCGGCGCCTCCATTATTAGTTAGATTCTTTCAGATACGCACCGCTGTAATTAGCGAATGCCATCATCTATTCGTGCACAGCTTCGTTCGAGCGGCTGGCTACATGAAACCTGATCGGCTCATCTCGAACTATATCGAGATGGCTGGCCGTACCATCAGACCTTCAGAGACTGAGCGGGTTTCCCCGTCACCTCTCCTGACCCCTCGTACAAACCAACTTCGCCCCGCCGTGTAAACTCCTCGTAGCTGATATTGTCACGAAGCATGACATAACAGTTAATGAGAAGCTTACGGGCCGCTGCAACTTTTGCTTTCGGGCGGCCTCTACGACGGCTAACCTCGGAATAGAACTTCCGTATCTTCTTATCGCGACTTGCCTGGGCTGCCTGCCCGAGCAGGTACCTTGCGAGCCGCGAACCTCGCTTGCTGATCGAACCGATCCGCCTCGTCTCGCCCGAGCTTTTCTCCAACGGGTCGAGTCCTACAAATGCCACGACCTCTTCCTTACGGCGAAAGCGTCGAACATCGCCGAGCGTGTGAATAAGTGCCATGGCGTTGATCAGCCCGATGCCGGGATGCGTCATTAGCAATTGAGCACGCTCTTCCTTATTCGCCTCTTCCTCGAGCCTCGCCTCCACGGCCTTGATCTGGCGTGTCAGCTCGTCGCAAAGAACAAATCGAGAGCTGACCAGAAGCCGCTCGACCTGTGTCGTCTCAACCTCCTCGATCTTCTTTCTCGCCTTTACCGCCGGCAAACGGAACCGTGGCAAGCCCTTCGATCGTGCGAACGCCTGCAGCTGGTTAACCACCGATGTCCGCTTGCTCACCAAAGAGTGACGATAGTTCAGCAGATCGAGCATCTCCCGGCTCTGCTCGTTCCTCGGCGTGATCGCCGGAAATGTCCCGCGCATCAATAGATCCAGGATCGTCTCCGCATCCCTGTGGTCGTTCTTGTGTCTCGATAATGCTGCTCGACGGATCATCCTAGGGTCTCCGATCTTGAGCGTCATTCCATTGTCAAAGAGCAACTTCTCAAACCACCACAGCGATCCCGTGGCCTCCGTTCCAATAACCGCGTCCTTTCCGCACTTGCGGTAAAACGCCTTTATCCCCGCCTTATCGCTATGAAGAAACCGCTTATATCTGATCTCTCCATCCGCTTCATCCACAAAAGCAAGCGTCTGCTCATATGGATGAAAGTCAACCCCAATGTATACTGCCATTGTTGATCTCGCGGGTTGTTATTCTTTTGTCAGAATTCGAGTTTACACAAAAACTCGACTCCCGCGAGGTCAACACTTCATAGCATCAGACATGCGATAGTGCGATTCTCTGTTTGTACTTCTCCTGAACTTTCTTCGATGTGCTTTCGAACTCCGGATCGGTCTTGCATTTCTGTCTCGCGGCGTCGAATCGGCGGCCGGCGTTTGACTGGTCGAGGCCGACGATCCCGGACATCTCGGTGATGGTCGCACCTGATTCCTTGCCGATCAGTATGAACACCTCCTTTGCGGTAATGATACGCTTATTCTTTCCGGATCCGAAGAAATTCTCTCTCTCCATTTCGAATACCTGTTCGATCACGTTCAGCAGCAGATCCGCATCAAAGGGCAACAAGAGCAATCGGGGTCACGCCTGCTAATTTGTCGATTCTCGATTGACGTTGTCATTTGGTCGAGATAGTAACATCGAGCAAATTGCGAGGAAAGCGAGGATCGAGGTCGAGGGCGGGCTTTATTATGTGACGACGAGAGGGGTGGATCGGAGGGACATCTTTCATTCGCCGGAGGACTATCGGAAGTTCGTTGCGCTGTTCGCCGCACAGAAGGCAAAGCTGCCATTCTATCTTTACGCATACTGCCTGAGGACCGATCACATTCATCTGCTAATCGAGCGCCTCACGGACGATATCGGGCGGATCATGCATCGCGTGTTAACGAGCGTGTGGTCGGTGCGTGAAGATGCGGCGAGGGCGGGGCGGAAATGGAAAGAACCCGGAAAGAACCCGGTCGCTATCGCTCCCGGTTCTGACAGGGGTTTGGCGTTCGCGTTTGCCGGAACGGAGCGGATGAAAAGAACCCAGTCGCTATGGCTCCCGGTTCTGACAAGAGTTTGGCTCCCGGGAAGATGGAGTCAGGAACTGCGATCCAAGCAATTCCGAGCGTTACCGCTTTTTGCACGGTGAGAAAAAATGCCGCCGAAGAGTTCGGCGGCATTTGGTTTCACTGTAGGTCGATCAAGACTCGGCTGTCTGGACGTCACGGGCCTCGATACGGCGGCGTTTGCGGGCCTGACGCCAGGTTCGGACGCCTTCGCCGGTCAGGCTGAGGATCGATCGTCGGTTATCAAGCAATAGTTTGACCCAAGCCCATTTGCTCATCTGCGGAA encodes the following:
- a CDS encoding transposase — protein: MTLSFGRDSNIEQIARKARIEVEGGLYYVTTRGVDRRDIFHSPEDYRKFVALFAAQKAKLPFYLYAYCLRTDHIHLLIERLTDDIGRIMHRVLTSVWSVREDAARAGRKWKEPGKNPVAIAPGSDRGLAFAFAGTERMKRTQSLWLPVLTRVWLPGRWSQELRSKQFRALPLFAR
- a CDS encoding IS110 family transposase, which encodes MAVYIGVDFHPYEQTLAFVDEADGEIRYKRFLHSDKAGIKAFYRKCGKDAVIGTEATGSLWWFEKLLFDNGMTLKIGDPRMIRRAALSRHKNDHRDAETILDLLMRGTFPAITPRNEQSREMLDLLNYRHSLVSKRTSVVNQLQAFARSKGLPRFRLPAVKARKKIEEVETTQVERLLVSSRFVLCDELTRQIKAVEARLEEEANKEERAQLLMTHPGIGLINAMALIHTLGDVRRFRRKEEVVAFVGLDPLEKSSGETRRIGSISKRGSRLARYLLGQAAQASRDKKIRKFYSEVSRRRGRPKAKVAAARKLLINCYVMLRDNISYEEFTRRGEVGLYEGSGEVTGKPAQSLKV